In one Roseomonas haemaphysalidis genomic region, the following are encoded:
- a CDS encoding sensor histidine kinase — translation MSKPVNVPHLKTTMRSRAKGSMQFDPSSVLIHEAHHRIKNNLQLIAAMLQLQAQRSCSAPNVHGILAQASHRVRAVAQLHERLQHGADGKVDAGEYLRDLCASLSCSLGLSGSQAVVVEAALMPLQSDCLLRLGMIVTELVTNAAKYGATPLGSCDIRVVLTPGCHNTVRLLVSDTGPGISDLAMLRSTNSLGLELVHQLTDAIGGRLEIDGAPPGARFTIRFPQQGQVDDASARNGLHA, via the coding sequence ATGTCGAAACCGGTGAACGTGCCGCATTTGAAGACGACAATGCGCAGCCGCGCGAAAGGCAGCATGCAATTTGATCCGAGCTCGGTACTCATCCATGAGGCCCATCACCGGATCAAGAACAACCTGCAGCTTATTGCCGCCATGCTGCAATTGCAGGCACAGCGGAGCTGCAGCGCTCCCAATGTACATGGGATTTTGGCCCAGGCTAGTCATCGTGTACGCGCGGTAGCACAGCTCCATGAGCGTCTGCAGCATGGTGCCGACGGCAAGGTTGATGCAGGCGAATACTTACGCGACCTCTGCGCAAGTCTGTCGTGCTCTTTAGGCTTGTCCGGCTCGCAAGCGGTGGTGGTCGAAGCGGCCCTCATGCCGCTCCAATCGGATTGTTTGCTTCGCCTTGGTATGATTGTCACGGAACTCGTTACCAACGCAGCGAAATACGGCGCCACGCCGTTAGGAAGCTGCGATATACGGGTCGTGCTGACGCCGGGATGTCATAATACGGTTCGCTTGCTTGTTTCCGACACCGGTCCCGGAATTTCGGATCTCGCAATGCTGCGATCAACCAACAGCCTGGGTCTTGAGCTCGTCCATCAACTCACGGATGCCATTGGCGGGCGGTTGGAGATCGATGGCGCCCCGCCGGGGGCGCGCTTCACCATCCGGTTTCCCCAGCAGGGTCAGGTCGATGACGCCTCGGCGCGTAACGGCCTTCATGCATAG
- a CDS encoding PEP-CTERM sorting domain-containing protein — translation MKRLGLLHTLSLSALALCFADAMPANAAIIGNSVNISFQGGSTSFSFAPNASYTLFGTNGDLFNPVDVSTTGTAAVKSFGAPFFDPPQPTSEFADRGTVVYGGGDLFVSYATPANIRFSLNDTFVGLAFTVADGTHYGFVRFNGTTLLSYAYETVAGQSIVAGSAFTGPINPPTAVPEPASMALFGVGVAGLAMARRRKTV, via the coding sequence ATGAAGCGCCTTGGCTTACTCCATACCCTCTCCCTATCCGCACTGGCCCTATGCTTCGCCGATGCGATGCCGGCCAACGCCGCCATCATTGGTAACAGCGTCAACATCAGTTTCCAGGGTGGCAGCACGTCCTTCAGCTTTGCGCCGAACGCAAGCTATACGCTGTTCGGCACCAACGGCGACCTGTTCAACCCGGTTGACGTTTCTACAACCGGCACTGCCGCGGTGAAGTCGTTCGGCGCACCTTTCTTTGACCCGCCGCAGCCGACATCCGAGTTTGCAGATCGGGGTACCGTGGTCTACGGCGGCGGCGATCTCTTCGTATCCTACGCTACCCCGGCAAACATTCGTTTCTCATTGAATGATACCTTCGTTGGCTTGGCCTTCACTGTCGCCGACGGTACCCATTACGGCTTCGTCCGCTTCAACGGCACTACTTTGCTTTCCTATGCGTATGAGACGGTGGCCGGGCAGTCGATCGTCGCAGGCTCGGCTTTTACGGGCCCGATCAACCCGCCGACTGCGGTACCCGAGCCTGCTTCGATGGCGCTCTTCGGTGTGGGCGTGGCTGGCCTGGCTATGGCCCGTCGTCGCAAGACTGTTTGA
- a CDS encoding SDR family NAD(P)-dependent oxidoreductase: protein MNPVPDLRRAVVTGASSGIGEAIAIRLLQEGWHVTGLSRRASVIDHPNFAHRSVDLSSDSAIRAAAEGLRADCFVHAAGLMSTNPLGELDIEAGARMWQLHVQAPTVLADRLLSRMPSGGRIVILGSRTAAGAAGRSQYAATKAALTGLTRSWAAELAPRGITVNLVSPAATDTPMLRDPARANVAPKLPPIGRLIRPEEVAATVAFLLSAGAAAITGQNIVICGGSSL, encoded by the coding sequence ATGAATCCTGTACCTGATCTGCGCCGCGCCGTGGTGACCGGCGCCAGTTCCGGCATTGGCGAGGCCATCGCCATCCGCCTGCTCCAGGAGGGTTGGCATGTCACCGGGCTAAGCCGCCGCGCATCGGTCATCGATCATCCGAACTTCGCTCACCGCAGCGTCGACCTGTCCTCCGACAGCGCTATCCGCGCCGCGGCGGAGGGCCTGCGGGCGGACTGCTTCGTGCACGCGGCTGGGCTGATGAGTACAAACCCGCTGGGCGAGCTGGATATCGAGGCCGGTGCTCGCATGTGGCAGCTCCATGTGCAGGCCCCCACAGTCCTGGCGGATCGGCTGCTTTCAAGAATGCCCAGCGGCGGCCGCATCGTGATCTTGGGCAGTCGCACCGCGGCGGGCGCCGCCGGGCGGAGCCAGTATGCCGCGACCAAGGCGGCCCTCACCGGCCTGACCCGCTCCTGGGCGGCCGAGCTAGCGCCGCGTGGCATCACCGTGAACCTTGTGTCCCCGGCCGCGACCGATACGCCCATGCTCCGCGACCCTGCACGCGCCAACGTGGCGCCCAAGCTGCCGCCGATCGGCCGGTTGATCCGGCCAGAGGAGGTGGCGGCGACGGTCGCATTCCTGCTGTCCGCTGGGGCCGCCGCCATCACTGGCCAGAACATCGTGATCTGCGGCGGCAGCTCCTTGTAG
- a CDS encoding IclR family transcriptional regulator, producing the protein MQGVADIEPAPRLRAGADNPKNTVQSAAKVFAVLRAFDASLPELTLAEIAARAGTDRGTAFRLIHTLEALGYLRGVPGTRRFRLSLQCMELGFAALSAHGLPDHAAALLRELVPELGDAASFGTAENGDVIYLARVQAGLERHGVARPPGTRVGAYATALGHAILAFLPPEEQEAQLAQRERVKLSERTLTDLGALLARLREVREQGFAVSDGENAYGLRTVAVPVFDAEGRPYAGLSLTGDASRWPLDSFVAQGLPRLQAAAGELGQALRLSRSAIAARHRGATA; encoded by the coding sequence TTGCAAGGCGTAGCGGACATCGAACCCGCGCCCCGTCTGCGCGCGGGGGCGGACAACCCCAAGAACACTGTGCAGTCGGCCGCCAAGGTCTTCGCGGTGCTGCGCGCCTTTGATGCCTCCCTGCCGGAGCTGACCCTAGCCGAGATCGCCGCCCGCGCCGGCACCGACCGCGGCACCGCTTTTCGCCTGATCCACACCCTGGAAGCGCTGGGGTATCTGCGAGGCGTGCCTGGCACACGGCGCTTCCGCCTGTCTCTGCAATGCATGGAGTTGGGCTTCGCCGCGCTATCCGCCCACGGCCTGCCCGACCACGCTGCAGCCTTGCTGCGCGAGCTGGTGCCGGAACTGGGCGATGCCGCATCCTTCGGCACGGCGGAGAACGGCGATGTCATCTATCTGGCCCGCGTCCAGGCCGGCCTGGAGCGGCACGGCGTCGCGCGGCCACCCGGCACGCGCGTCGGGGCCTATGCCACCGCGCTGGGCCACGCGATCCTGGCTTTCCTGCCGCCCGAGGAACAGGAAGCCCAGCTTGCTCAGCGCGAGCGCGTGAAGCTGTCCGAGCGGACGCTGACCGACCTCGGCGCCCTGCTGGCGCGGCTGCGAGAGGTACGCGAGCAGGGCTTCGCTGTCTCAGATGGTGAGAACGCCTATGGCCTGCGCACCGTCGCGGTGCCGGTCTTCGATGCGGAAGGCCGGCCCTATGCAGGGCTGAGCCTGACCGGTGATGCGAGCCGCTGGCCGCTGGACAGTTTCGTGGCGCAGGGCCTGCCCCGCCTGCAGGCGGCGGCCGGCGAACTGGGCCAGGCGCTGCGCTTGTCGCGCAGCGCCATCGCCGCGCGCCATCGCGGGGCCACCGCCTGA
- a CDS encoding iron-containing alcohol dehydrogenase codes for MNNLTTPIEIARPAIIEFGSGLVSATGRWARARGLNRTLVVADAFNAARVDLLDLPGEVVVFGEVKPEPDLPNLEKVLALAGQVKPDLVVGFGGGSAMDLAKLVAVLPGSGQSFMEVVGPEKVHGRRVALFQVPTTSGTGSEGGTRALVTDPATQNKAAVQSRHMLADIAVVDPDLTLTVPPAVTAATGVDAMAHCVEAFTSRKAHPLIDLYALEGIRLVGRFLKRAVRDGADSEARAGLALASMYGGFCLGPVNTTAGHAVAYPLGTRHHIPHGHACALVFPHTLAFNAPVVAEKTELVLQALGLPASADERTVRDATFGFCADLGIEMRLSKLGVPDSDFETMAQEAHAIRRLLDNNPRDLSQAQILTMYRAAA; via the coding sequence ATGAATAACCTCACCACACCCATCGAGATTGCCCGCCCTGCCATCATCGAGTTCGGCAGCGGGCTGGTATCTGCCACGGGCCGCTGGGCTCGGGCGCGCGGGCTGAACCGCACTCTTGTGGTCGCGGACGCCTTCAACGCCGCGCGCGTCGACCTGCTCGATTTGCCGGGCGAGGTGGTGGTGTTCGGCGAGGTGAAGCCCGAGCCCGACCTGCCCAACCTGGAAAAGGTGCTGGCGCTGGCCGGGCAGGTGAAGCCCGACCTCGTGGTGGGCTTCGGCGGCGGCAGCGCCATGGACCTCGCCAAGCTGGTGGCGGTGCTGCCCGGCAGCGGGCAAAGTTTCATGGAGGTGGTGGGGCCTGAGAAGGTGCATGGCCGCCGCGTCGCGCTGTTCCAGGTGCCCACCACCTCCGGCACCGGCAGCGAGGGCGGCACCCGCGCCCTGGTGACGGACCCCGCCACGCAGAACAAGGCGGCGGTGCAAAGCCGCCACATGCTGGCCGACATCGCCGTCGTCGACCCCGACCTGACGCTGACCGTGCCCCCCGCTGTCACGGCGGCCACTGGCGTCGATGCCATGGCGCATTGCGTGGAAGCCTTCACCAGCCGCAAGGCGCACCCGCTGATCGACCTTTACGCATTGGAGGGCATCCGCTTGGTCGGCCGCTTCCTGAAGCGCGCGGTGCGCGACGGCGCGGACAGCGAGGCACGCGCGGGCCTCGCGCTCGCCTCCATGTATGGCGGCTTCTGCCTGGGGCCGGTGAACACCACGGCGGGCCATGCGGTGGCCTATCCGCTGGGCACCCGCCACCACATCCCGCACGGCCATGCCTGTGCGCTGGTGTTCCCGCACACGCTGGCCTTCAACGCGCCTGTGGTGGCCGAGAAGACCGAGCTGGTGCTGCAGGCACTGGGCCTGCCCGCCTCGGCCGACGAGCGCACGGTGCGCGACGCCACCTTCGGTTTCTGCGCGGACCTCGGCATCGAGATGCGCTTGTCCAAGCTCGGCGTGCCGGACAGCGACTTCGAGACCATGGCGCAGGAGGCGCATGCCATCCGCCGCCTGCTGGACAACAACCCGCGCGACCTCAGCCAGGCCCAGATCCTGACGATGTACCGCGCGGCGGCCTGA
- a CDS encoding sialidase family protein gives MIRTDSAGRLDLGEAGLVRPAAGDAARVECFVPPATVQSHAANLMPLPDGSMGLVWFGGTQEGVPDISAYFSRLEGDRWSAPVRLSDDPTRSEQNPLLFPAPNGELWLIWTAQISGNQDTAIVRKRVSADNGKSWGPIETLFGPRPGGGTFMRQPVVVLDTGDWLLPVWICHSTPGKKWVGDDDTSAVMISSDQGRSWTEVAVPDSRGCVHMSIVDLRDGNLAAFYRSRWADNVYVSRSTDNGRSWSAPEPTELPNNNSSIQVARLANGHLAMVLNDSSAADATERRLSLYDDLEEDEDDGKVVAPIDTTRRSTFWGVPRAPMTLAISEDGGRTWPHRRNLETGDGYCMTNNSREGLNREFSYPTVVQGPDGALHIAYTVYRQAIKYVRVDETWAKEQQA, from the coding sequence ATGATCCGAACCGATAGCGCCGGCAGGCTTGATTTGGGCGAGGCCGGCTTGGTGCGTCCCGCGGCCGGCGACGCCGCGCGCGTGGAATGCTTCGTGCCGCCGGCCACGGTGCAAAGCCATGCCGCCAATCTGATGCCCCTGCCGGACGGCTCCATGGGGCTGGTCTGGTTCGGCGGCACGCAGGAAGGCGTGCCGGATATCTCGGCGTATTTCTCCCGCTTGGAGGGCGACCGCTGGAGCGCGCCGGTACGGCTGTCCGACGACCCCACCCGCTCCGAGCAGAACCCCCTGCTGTTCCCGGCACCGAATGGCGAGCTGTGGCTGATCTGGACTGCACAGATTTCCGGCAACCAGGACACCGCGATCGTCCGCAAGCGCGTGTCCGCCGACAACGGCAAGAGCTGGGGCCCGATCGAAACCCTGTTCGGCCCACGCCCCGGCGGCGGCACCTTCATGCGTCAGCCAGTGGTAGTGCTGGACACCGGCGACTGGCTGCTGCCGGTGTGGATCTGCCACAGCACGCCCGGCAAGAAATGGGTGGGCGACGACGACACCAGCGCGGTGATGATCTCTTCCGACCAGGGCCGGAGCTGGACTGAGGTCGCGGTACCGGACAGCCGGGGCTGCGTGCATATGAGCATCGTGGACCTGCGTGACGGCAACCTGGCTGCTTTCTATCGCAGCCGCTGGGCGGACAACGTCTACGTATCCCGCTCCACCGACAACGGACGGAGCTGGAGCGCGCCGGAGCCAACCGAGCTGCCCAACAACAATTCCTCCATCCAGGTCGCTCGCCTGGCCAACGGCCACCTTGCCATGGTGCTGAACGACAGCAGCGCGGCGGATGCCACGGAGCGCCGCCTGTCGCTCTACGACGACCTGGAGGAGGATGAGGACGACGGCAAGGTGGTGGCGCCGATCGACACCACGCGCCGCAGCACCTTCTGGGGCGTGCCGCGCGCGCCCATGACACTGGCCATTTCCGAGGACGGCGGCCGCACTTGGCCGCACCGTCGCAACCTGGAAACCGGCGACGGCTACTGCATGACCAACAACTCGCGCGAAGGGCTGAACCGCGAGTTCTCCTACCCGACCGTGGTGCAGGGGCCGGATGGCGCCCTGCACATCGCCTACACCGTGTACCGCCAAGCCATCAAATACGTCCGCGTGGACGAGACCTGGGCCAAGGAACAGCAGGCATGA
- a CDS encoding dihydrodipicolinate synthase family protein, giving the protein MSTTAATAPAQGARARFRGPTGVFCAALTPLDAELMPDHATFAAHAQWLLDEGCDGIALLGTTGEANSFSVAERQGLLEATVAAGVAPERLLPGTGVAALTDTVALTRHALSVGASTVVMLPPFYYKAPSDDGVFASYAEVIERVGDAKLRVVLYHIPQMSAVPISHAVIDRLLTRYPDTVVGIKDSAGDINNMLAMIERFPGFSVLAGADPVLLPLSRAGGAGCITATSNLVARDLAFIHRHSNDPAMAAEVDAAQARVIAKRNQASRFPQMASLKAMTAERTGNQGWMRLRPPLLPLTAAEVTAMLVD; this is encoded by the coding sequence ATGAGCACCACCGCCGCGACCGCACCCGCCCAGGGGGCCCGCGCGCGCTTCCGTGGCCCCACCGGCGTGTTCTGCGCCGCCCTGACGCCGCTCGACGCCGAGCTGATGCCTGACCACGCCACCTTCGCCGCACATGCCCAGTGGTTGCTGGACGAGGGCTGTGACGGCATCGCGCTCTTGGGCACCACGGGCGAGGCCAACTCGTTCTCGGTCGCCGAGCGTCAGGGCCTGTTGGAAGCCACCGTCGCCGCTGGCGTGGCGCCGGAGCGGCTGTTGCCGGGTACCGGCGTGGCCGCGCTGACGGACACCGTGGCGCTGACCCGCCATGCGCTATCGGTCGGCGCCAGCACCGTCGTGATGCTGCCGCCGTTCTACTACAAGGCGCCGTCCGACGACGGTGTCTTCGCCAGCTATGCTGAGGTGATCGAGCGCGTGGGCGACGCCAAGCTGCGTGTGGTGCTGTACCACATTCCGCAGATGTCGGCCGTGCCGATCAGCCACGCCGTGATTGATCGCCTGCTCACGCGCTATCCGGACACGGTGGTGGGCATCAAGGACTCTGCCGGAGACATCAACAACATGCTCGCCATGATCGAGCGCTTTCCTGGCTTCTCGGTGCTCGCGGGCGCTGACCCGGTGCTGCTGCCACTCAGCCGCGCGGGCGGCGCGGGCTGCATCACCGCAACCTCCAACCTCGTGGCGCGCGACCTCGCCTTCATCCACCGTCACAGCAATGACCCGGCGATGGCGGCGGAGGTGGATGCCGCTCAGGCGCGCGTGATCGCCAAGCGCAACCAAGCGTCGCGCTTCCCACAGATGGCATCGCTCAAGGCCATGACGGCCGAGCGCACCGGCAACCAGGGCTGGATGCGACTGCGCCCGCCGCTGCTGCCGCTGACGGCCGCGGAAGTGACGGCGATGCTGGTGGATTGA
- a CDS encoding Bug family tripartite tricarboxylate transporter substrate binding protein, with protein sequence MNRRDLLAITIAATGGSLLGTAKARAQAAWPKDKQIRVIVPWPPGAANDTLGRLLAQKLTEKLGAVAVVENRTGGAGLLGTNAVLQAPPDGYTLLASAFNTAVMPLVLKGATFDPQRDLEVMARTAKAPLVMVSNGSRPEKTLPEIIAAAKKKPRDWPIAISSLGSAGHLATIEFLRRTGLELDMVTYRGTQPALTDLMGGSVQLLIDPCFALLPARGGDGKVNAVGIATAERSQLASDVPTMAEGGLPGFEVQSWYGVWAPKNTSAAICQQVNALMQETMRDPAIVDRMTKQVLEPVAESIEDSRRFIASEVKRATELLRSVNYQPE encoded by the coding sequence ATGAACAGGCGCGATCTTCTGGCGATCACCATCGCCGCGACGGGCGGCAGCCTTCTCGGCACCGCCAAGGCACGGGCGCAGGCCGCCTGGCCTAAGGATAAGCAGATCCGCGTGATCGTGCCCTGGCCGCCCGGTGCCGCCAACGACACACTCGGCCGCCTGTTGGCGCAGAAACTCACGGAAAAACTCGGCGCCGTGGCGGTGGTGGAGAACCGCACCGGCGGCGCCGGGCTGCTCGGCACCAACGCGGTATTGCAGGCGCCGCCGGACGGATACACGCTTCTGGCTTCGGCCTTCAACACGGCGGTGATGCCGCTGGTGCTGAAGGGTGCCACCTTCGACCCGCAGCGCGACCTGGAGGTGATGGCGCGCACCGCCAAGGCGCCGTTGGTCATGGTGTCCAACGGCTCGCGGCCAGAAAAGACGCTGCCCGAGATTATCGCCGCCGCCAAGAAGAAGCCGCGCGACTGGCCCATCGCCATCTCCTCGCTGGGCTCGGCCGGGCACCTGGCGACGATCGAGTTCCTGCGCCGTACAGGGCTTGAGCTGGACATGGTAACCTATCGCGGCACGCAGCCCGCCCTGACCGATCTGATGGGCGGCAGCGTGCAGTTGTTGATCGACCCCTGTTTCGCGCTGCTGCCGGCGCGTGGCGGCGACGGCAAGGTCAATGCTGTGGGCATCGCGACGGCGGAACGATCTCAGCTTGCTTCCGACGTTCCCACCATGGCGGAGGGGGGACTGCCAGGGTTTGAGGTCCAGTCCTGGTACGGTGTCTGGGCCCCGAAGAACACGTCTGCCGCGATCTGCCAGCAAGTCAACGCGCTGATGCAGGAGACCATGCGTGACCCCGCTATCGTCGATCGGATGACCAAGCAGGTGTTGGAGCCGGTTGCCGAAAGCATTGAGGACAGCCGCCGATTCATCGCCAGCGAGGTTAAGCGTGCGACAGAGCTGTTGCGCAGCGTGAACTACCAGCCTGAATAG
- a CDS encoding GntR family transcriptional regulator has product MAETPTSTVSQIVQALAEDVGAGVLPAGAHLSAQRLADRFGVSRFPVGQALRVLADHGVVTPAPRRGFFVAREGRQPAVTLAGHRRPEGLAAVYFAIAEDRVAGRLPDTMSEAALRERYRVTRGQLAQLLDRIAAEGWAERRAGYGWRFSSVLTTPDALEQTYRLRMAIEPASLLEPGYRLDAAVAAQCRAVEENMLSGAIETASTDALYERGVRYHEAIVGASGNPFMLEALQRVNRVRRLLVYRSLTDRQRFYRQAQDHLAILDLLQAGRQQEASIAMRDHLAEVVKQLSTVRPLLEAKPRGIRHRE; this is encoded by the coding sequence ATGGCCGAGACACCGACCAGCACCGTTTCGCAGATCGTCCAGGCCCTGGCCGAGGATGTCGGCGCGGGGGTTCTGCCGGCCGGCGCGCATCTGTCGGCGCAGCGCCTCGCCGACCGCTTCGGCGTGTCGCGCTTTCCTGTCGGGCAGGCACTGCGGGTGCTGGCGGATCACGGCGTGGTCACGCCAGCGCCGCGGCGGGGCTTCTTCGTCGCGCGGGAAGGGCGGCAGCCTGCCGTCACCCTCGCGGGGCACCGCAGGCCGGAGGGGTTGGCGGCCGTCTATTTCGCGATCGCCGAGGACCGCGTGGCGGGCCGCCTGCCCGACACGATGTCCGAGGCGGCGCTGCGCGAGCGGTACCGCGTGACCCGCGGCCAGCTCGCCCAGCTCTTGGACCGCATTGCGGCGGAAGGCTGGGCGGAGCGCCGCGCCGGCTACGGCTGGCGCTTTTCCTCCGTGCTCACGACGCCGGACGCTCTGGAGCAGACCTATCGGTTACGCATGGCCATCGAGCCTGCCAGCTTGCTGGAGCCCGGCTATCGGCTTGACGCCGCCGTGGCGGCACAGTGCCGGGCGGTGGAGGAGAACATGCTGTCCGGCGCCATCGAGACCGCTTCCACGGACGCGCTTTACGAGCGGGGAGTGCGCTATCACGAGGCTATCGTCGGTGCCTCCGGTAATCCGTTCATGCTTGAAGCGCTGCAGCGGGTGAATCGCGTGCGTCGTCTGCTGGTCTACCGGTCATTGACCGATCGCCAGCGCTTCTACCGTCAGGCCCAGGACCATCTTGCGATCCTTGATCTGCTGCAAGCCGGGCGACAGCAAGAGGCCTCGATCGCGATGCGGGACCATCTCGCTGAAGTGGTAAAGCAATTGTCCACCGTGCGCCCGCTGCTGGAGGCGAAACCAAGAGGTATCAGGCATCGGGAATGA
- a CDS encoding Bug family tripartite tricarboxylate transporter substrate binding protein, whose protein sequence is MMSRRHLMIGAALACAGTQARAQGQYPDRPLRAIVGYPPGGGVDIVARLMAEAMRARLGQPVIVENRPGASAMIGAQAVAKAPPDGYTILFAAAGEVAVNPSLYSDRITYDASKELAPVALCGTVPCVVVVPSSLPIRTPADLIAYARARKGGLSFSSSGIGNPQHLAGELMNHMAGTDVLHVPYRGSAPAVTDVASGRVTMSFSSLGAALPLIESGKIRAVAVTSRERMPQLPDVAPLRDAPGMENYELINWFGLFAPSGMPAAAMDRLAGAADAALADPALVAKLAEQGIIPRRLAPEAFRAFVREETGKFATIIRDARITPEG, encoded by the coding sequence ATGATGTCACGTCGCCACCTGATGATCGGTGCGGCCCTGGCCTGTGCCGGAACCCAGGCCCGGGCCCAGGGCCAGTATCCGGACCGGCCGCTCCGCGCCATTGTCGGCTATCCGCCGGGCGGCGGCGTGGATATCGTGGCGCGGCTGATGGCCGAGGCCATGCGGGCCCGGCTGGGCCAGCCGGTGATCGTCGAGAACCGCCCGGGCGCGAGCGCGATGATCGGTGCGCAGGCCGTCGCCAAGGCGCCGCCCGATGGCTACACGATCCTCTTCGCCGCCGCCGGCGAGGTCGCGGTCAACCCTTCGCTCTACAGCGACCGCATCACCTACGACGCCTCGAAGGAGCTGGCGCCGGTCGCGCTTTGCGGCACCGTCCCCTGCGTGGTCGTGGTGCCGTCCTCGCTGCCCATCCGCACGCCCGCCGACCTCATCGCCTATGCCCGGGCCAGGAAGGGCGGGCTATCCTTTTCCTCTTCCGGCATCGGCAATCCGCAGCACCTGGCGGGTGAGCTGATGAACCACATGGCCGGCACGGACGTGCTGCACGTGCCGTATCGCGGCTCGGCGCCGGCCGTGACGGACGTGGCCAGCGGCCGCGTGACCATGAGCTTCAGCAGCCTTGGCGCGGCGCTGCCGCTGATCGAGAGCGGCAAGATTCGCGCGGTCGCCGTCACCTCCCGCGAGCGGATGCCGCAGCTGCCCGACGTGGCGCCGCTGCGCGATGCGCCGGGGATGGAGAATTATGAGCTGATCAACTGGTTCGGCCTCTTCGCCCCCAGCGGCATGCCGGCCGCGGCAATGGATCGGCTGGCCGGGGCGGCCGATGCGGCGCTGGCGGACCCCGCCCTGGTGGCGAAGCTGGCGGAGCAGGGCATCATCCCGCGCCGCCTGGCGCCCGAGGCCTTCCGCGCCTTCGTGCGCGAGGAAACTGGGAAGTTCGCCACCATCATCCGCGATGCCCGGATCACGCCAGAAGGCTGA
- a CDS encoding Ldh family oxidoreductase, whose amino-acid sequence MTETKLPESELLDLATRALHGGGMREEDAAQTARVLVLADMFGVRTHGISRVAQYLGRVRVGGIDARAEVQVARMAPGLSMVDGRNGIGPLVGMKALEAAMQSAREVGIGAAFASGSNHFGPILPYSFLAAGQGFASIIASNATTTIAPWGGKDTRVGNNPMGIGMPNPGGDPILLDIALSVAARAKMRKLLQQGEPLPEGWAADADGNPTTDARKGLEGFLLPMGGHKGYGLAVMVDLLAGLLSGAAYLTHVQAWDKNPEAAQNLGHVFILIDTTKLHSAEWMRERIADFGAILRSTPAADPARPVMAPGDREMALYAKARREGVTVATADLEAMQAPAG is encoded by the coding sequence ATGACCGAGACCAAACTGCCCGAAAGCGAATTGCTGGACCTCGCCACCCGCGCCCTGCACGGCGGCGGCATGCGGGAGGAGGACGCGGCCCAGACGGCGAGGGTGCTGGTGCTGGCGGACATGTTCGGCGTCCGCACACATGGCATCAGCCGCGTGGCGCAGTACCTGGGGCGCGTGCGGGTCGGCGGCATCGACGCGCGGGCGGAGGTGCAGGTGGCCCGGATGGCGCCGGGCCTGTCAATGGTCGACGGGCGCAACGGCATCGGTCCCCTGGTCGGCATGAAGGCGCTGGAGGCGGCGATGCAGTCGGCGCGGGAGGTCGGCATCGGCGCCGCCTTCGCCAGCGGCAGCAACCATTTCGGCCCGATCCTGCCCTACAGCTTCCTGGCCGCCGGGCAGGGCTTCGCCAGCATCATCGCCAGCAACGCGACCACCACCATCGCGCCCTGGGGCGGCAAGGACACGCGCGTCGGCAACAACCCGATGGGCATCGGCATGCCAAACCCGGGCGGCGACCCCATCCTGCTGGATATCGCGCTGTCGGTGGCCGCGCGGGCCAAGATGCGCAAGCTGCTGCAGCAAGGGGAGCCGCTGCCGGAGGGCTGGGCGGCGGATGCCGACGGCAACCCGACCACGGACGCCAGGAAGGGCCTGGAGGGCTTCCTGCTCCCGATGGGTGGCCACAAGGGCTACGGCCTGGCGGTGATGGTGGACCTGCTCGCGGGCCTGCTGTCGGGCGCCGCCTACCTGACCCACGTGCAGGCCTGGGACAAGAACCCCGAGGCAGCGCAGAACCTCGGCCACGTCTTCATCCTGATCGACACGACCAAGCTGCACTCGGCCGAGTGGATGCGCGAGCGCATAGCGGATTTCGGCGCCATCCTGCGCAGCACGCCCGCCGCCGACCCCGCCCGGCCGGTGATGGCCCCCGGCGACCGCGAGATGGCGCTCTACGCCAAAGCGCGCCGCGAGGGCGTCACGGTCGCGACGGCGGACCTGGAGGCGATGCAGGCCCCCGCCGGCTGA